The following are encoded in a window of Anomalospiza imberbis isolate Cuckoo-Finch-1a 21T00152 chromosome 36, ASM3175350v1, whole genome shotgun sequence genomic DNA:
- the LOC137464110 gene encoding H-2 class II histocompatibility antigen, I-E beta chain-like encodes MNGTEKVRYLSRFIYNREQYAMFDCDVGHFLGFTPYGETAARYWNSDPDVMEQKRAAADWLCRYNHEYLSPFLTERRVPPSASISLVPSSSKPGAAP; translated from the exons ATGAACGGCACGGAGAAGGTGAGGTACCTGAGCAGGTTCATCTACAATCGGGAGCAGTATGCGATGTTCGACTGCGACGTGGGGCACTTTTTGGGGTTCACCCCCTATggggagacagcagccaggtatTGGAACAGCGACCCAGACGTTATGGAGCAAAAAAGGGCTGCGGCGGACTGGCTGTGCCGGTACAACCACGAGTATCTCAGCCCGTTCCTCACGGAGCGCCGAG tgcctcccagtgcATCCATCTCGCTGGTGCCCTCGAGCTCCaagcccggggctgctccgtga